In Setaria italica strain Yugu1 chromosome IX, Setaria_italica_v2.0, whole genome shotgun sequence, the genomic stretch CCCCCACCGCTGCCGACGACGTTCGGGTGCCCCAACTACTGGTCACTTCTCTGGCGGGCGGCCACAGCCACGGGAGCAGGGGCGAAGGACTCGAGGAGCGGCTGCCCTGCGCGCGGCGGGCTGGAGAcggagcggccgccgccgccgccgggcgtcCACGACGCGGAGCAGCTGAAGGAGGCGAGGAGCAGGGGCAGCAGGCTCTGGAGTATCTACTCCATCCCGAAATTGTAGCCAGTCAGTGCAGCAGAGCGGAGATTCGCTCGGAGTTGCCACTGCTTCCTCCTCCAGATTTCTGTACAGCACCGTACTTCGGCCGTTTGacttagcacccgtcacatcaaatatttagatactaattaggagtattaaacgtagactatttacaaaactcattacatatgtggagactaaacggcgagacgaatctattaaactaattagtccatgatttgaaaGGAATctattaattaggcttaatagattccttTCAAACGATAGTTTACACGCAAGCTGGCGCAAGCAAGCTACCACAGTATGTATGGTTAGAGAATCAGGTGAAGACCACAAGTTCAGTTTGGTTTTGGTGTGAAATCGCTGGCGGATTGGTGTAGTTCCGTTTTTGAGGCATGCAGATTGATGTGATGTGGTTTAATTGACGAGCAGCAGAATAGTGGGTTTGGTGCGGCTTTATAGTCTGGATCTCAGACCATCAGCAGCCTTAATCCTAACAGCAAGCAATCACATCGCAGGATCTGCCACCCAAAACTGTACGCCGCTCCAGGCAGCCCCTGCCTAAACAAACAGCAGAAATTCCCGGGCTCTCCCAACCCCAACGTGATCGGCCTGCCACGGCGCTCGCCACCACCCGCCGCCTCGCGACCCGCGAGCCACCCACCAACCTACCCGCTCGGAGCCTCGGACACACGCCCAGCGCCGTGCGCCGCCACTAAAAAACCCGCAAAAACCCATGCCACGGGGCTGCCCCCGCAGCCGATCCCCACCACCCGCTCCTCATCCCCCGCCTCCCTCACACCGCgcgcccacgcccacgcccacgccgGGCGCCGGGGTTTGTCCCGCCTGCCGGCTGCCCAAAAACACATATAAAAACGCGAGCGAGGCGCCCCCCGCCCCCACTTGTTCGGACTCTTTCTCCCTTCGGTTCCGATCCCCCCACCATCCCCGCAGGCAAGGCAGGTCAAAGCGACGCCGCGGGCTCAACCGAGGGCCCGgcgttggtggtggtggcgcggaGATGGCGGTGGAGCGGGACATCGACGACCTGCCGCGGAACGACGCCAACTACACGGCGCTCACGCCGCTGTGGTTCATCGAGCGCGCCGCGCTGACCCACCCGGCCAGGGCCTCCGTCGTGCACGGGCCCGTGCGCTACACCTGGGCCGACACCTACCGCCGGTGCAGAcgcctcgcctccgccctcGCGCGCCGATCCGTCGGCCACGGCAGCACGGTGCGCCCTCCATCTCTTCCCGCTCATTTCTCCTGTTTGCCtagtcttcttcttccatggATCTTCTGACTTTAAATTCTGAGATGTGAACGGAGAGAAAACTTACACTTCACTGTGAAACGGTAGTAGTAAAAATTTCAACAATAAATGGTTATGCTGTTGAAAACCTGCCACGAAAGCAAAAGGGTGTGTTGATAAGTGTGTTGATAAATTAGGCTGTCAACTCCTGAATTACTGCTGAAAGGCTAAAACAGATGGTTTGTCCTACCATGTTGGCAGTGGATGCTTGGCCAAATGAGTAAATGTTGTGGTTCTTCACTCCTCAGTACCCGCAGCCGTACACCCTGAAAACTTAGTTCGCCCTTTCACCTCATGTTTCCTGTGTGCGCAAACACATGACATATTTGACGCGTCACATGCTAGCTGAAATAATCTGAAATACTGACATGCCTTTTGGCAGAAATCAACTGATACCATCTCTGGGTGTGAAATAGGATTTTCAAAGTGTCTCCAATATGTTCATGCTTGGCCCCAAACAGTCCGTACTTAGCTCTCGTTTACCATATCTGTGCTATTGCTCTACCAGAGTAGATCTGGAATGCTGTACCATATTCGTTTGCGTACATTCAGTTCTTAGAACTATGGTCTGTAAAACTTCCTAAATTAAGATAAGAATATATTGTTTCAACATAGCTTCCATGTTCCGAAATCACTGCTTATTGCGCTTGACAATGGTCCTGGCTTGTTTGGGGATGTTGTGGTGAAGTTTTGATGTAGAGATGTATTGAAAGGCctatccaccaccaccatctgccAATGTAAAAGGAAACTCTCAGCAGCTGCCAGGGGTGGACCAGAAACATTTGCCACTGGTGTCACTcctagagaatatagaaaaatgtaCCTATTTATAACTTTATAAGCATTGTTTGCTATGTATATTTAGAGTTTGCCATTGATGGCAATGCAAATTTTTACCAAGCACGGCTGGCAGTGTAATCATAGAATTTGTGCTTAGTTTTGTGTCATCATGTAACAAAATTAGAACTCTGTAATAATTTTTGGATGTTGTATACATACTTTTGTAAAAGGCTGGAACCTAGTTCTTTTATCTAAAAAATTTAGAATTTTTGTTGGATTAGCAGCAAGCCATTGGTGTCACGGGAGTATGGGACACCAATAGATACATGCTGGATCTGCCCCTGGCAGCTGCAGTCATTACTCTGTTTGCCTTGTACAGGAGAACAATTTCATAAATAATATTGCATACAGTATTGTTTGTTCATGTTCTACTATTGTGTCAATCTATTACTTTGTCCTAGATAAAACTTCTGTTGATTATGTGCACTCAATCCATTCTATCATGTTTTATTGATTCTTAGTTTATCCTGAATCTCATAGGTAGCTGTAATAGCTCCAAATGTCCCAGCAATTTATGAAGCTCATTTTGGAGTGCCCATGGCCGGGGCAGTGGTCAATTGCGTCAACATTCGACTAAATGCTGCCACTGTTGCATTTCTATTGGAGCACTCCTCAGCTGAAGTTGTGATGGTTGACCAAGAATTTTTCTCCCTGGCAGAGGACTCTTTGAGGATTATTGCGGATCAAAAGAAAGGTTCTTTCAAACAGCCACTTCTTATAGTTATTGGTGACCAGACATGTGATCCAGCGGCCCTCCAAGATGCTTTGAGAAAAGGAGCCATCGAGTATGAGACATTCTTGGAAAGTGGTGATCCAGAGTTTGCATGGAAACCACCACAGGATGAATGGAAGAGTATTGCACTAGGTTATACTTCTGGGACAACTTCTAATCCAAAGGGTGTGGTATTACATCACAGGGGAGCTTACCTAATGTCACTGAGTGGTGCTTTGGTATGGGGAATGAACGAAGGCGCTGTTTACTTGTGGACTTTGCCAGTGTTCCACTGTAATGGCTGGTGCTATACATGGGCGCTTGCTGCTCTTTGTGGAACAAGTATATGTCTTCGTCAGGTATACcttctttttttctaaataagTATATGCCAACCTTCTTATTATCAAATACATGTAGAAGTCTATAGAAAACTGAAGTGGTAATACTTATGAAGATCACCATATATGACATGTCATGTTTCATGAATAGCATGTGTACACAAATAGAAGATTGTTTACACAACTTCAAGAATAAGAGCACATATAACTGGAAAACACACTTAGACTGATGCAAAGGCCCCTAGAAAATCATCATACCAACAAATTACCATGAGGAATTAAAAAACAGTAAATAATTAAATAGTAATTGATCAAAACTGATCAAGTTTTATTGGACGCTATATTGCTATTGATAAATGTTTCCTTACATTTTTCAAGAGTGGTGCAGTATAAACATAAAAGTTGTTACTTGGATGATATATGTAAAGTGAGGAAAGGAAAAACATAATATGAAACCAATATTTGGTAGGCACTGCATTGCTACATTGTCAGGCTATAATTAGGATGGGTATTTATGCTGTTATAAGCAGGGTATCTTGAAGTTTTCATTAGGTGGCTGATCGATTGCTCATCTTTCTTTCTCAAGTCTTGGTTTCTCACTAGTAAGGTTTTCTTCATATCACAAGTTTTACTACCGTATCCAAATATAACATGACTCAGGAAAACATTAGGTGCTTGATGGTTATTGGACTTGCATGTGAGGCAATGACCCCATACCCACATGAATGGATGGATAGGTTCACATAAGCTGAACCAATGCTGTTCTTATCCTTTGACTAAAACTTATTGTGTTACCAGCTTGATGGTTGGTTTCCTTGTTTGATTTgaaaatgaactttttttttccagatgCTAGTAAGTAGTACTAACAAGAACTCTTTTTGACATGCGTTGCTTGAAGCAAGTTTGCCAAGCGGAATATTTGATGTCCATCTTGGCTGTTGACCTGTAGAATTTCCCAGATCAGCACAATTTGGGCAAAGCTTAGGCTTCCTGATaaacttgtttctgatttcttTTGGAGTAAGTTTTATTGTAAGGTCATTGAGGACATGACCTTGCTTGTTTGCTGCAATGAAAATTTACAAATCACATGATAAAATAAAGTAATTCTTCACAATTCGCCCTATTCACATATGAGAGAGGAATCACCAACATGTTATTCACCTAGTAAATTGTTCTCATCTGCAACtgacatttatttttcttctctaAACTTTGTATGACAGGTTTCAGCGAAGGCCATCTTCTCAGCGATAGCCCACCAGGGTGTGACTCACTTCTGTGGGGCGCCGGTCGTCCTGAACACAATTGTCAACGCCCCTCCGGCAGACACTCTCCCCCTGCCTCGCATCGTCAATGTCATGACTGCTGGCGCTGCCCCTCCACCCTCCATCCTGGCATCAATGTCCAAGCTCGGCTTCCGCATCACCCACACCTACGGCCTGTCGGAGACGTATGGACCGTCCACCGTGTGCGCCTGGAAGCCGGAGTGGGACAGCCTGCCAGCCGACGAGCGCGCGCGCCTCCATGCGCGGCAGGGCATCCAGTACGTCGGCCTGGAGGGCCTGGACGTCGTGGACCCGAAGACGATGGCACCGGTCCCGGCCGACGGCACCACGATGGGCGAGATCGTCATGCGCGGGAACGGCGTCATGAAGGGGTACCTGAAGAACCCCAAGGCGAACGCCGAGGCGTTCGAGAACGGGTGGTTCCACTCGGGCGACCTGGGCGTGCGGCACGCCGATGGGTACATCGAGGTGAGGGACCGCGCCAAGgacatcatcatctccggcgGGGAGAACATCAGCAGCCTGGAGGTGGAGAAGGCGGTGTACCTGCACCCGGCGGTGCTGGAGGCGTCGGTCGTGGCGCGCGCTGACGAGCAGTGGGGGGAGTCGCCGTGCGCGTTCGTGACGCTCAAGGACAGCGTGGACCGCTCGGAcgaggcggcgctggcgcgcgACATCATGAGGTTCTGCCGCGAGAGGCTGCCCGGCTACTGGGTGCCTAAGTCCGTGGTGTTCGGGCCTCTGCCGAAGACGG encodes the following:
- the LOC101758784 gene encoding acetate/butyrate--CoA ligase AAE7, peroxisomal, with protein sequence MAVERDIDDLPRNDANYTALTPLWFIERAALTHPARASVVHGPVRYTWADTYRRCRRLASALARRSVGHGSTVAVIAPNVPAIYEAHFGVPMAGAVVNCVNIRLNAATVAFLLEHSSAEVVMVDQEFFSLAEDSLRIIADQKKGSFKQPLLIVIGDQTCDPAALQDALRKGAIEYETFLESGDPEFAWKPPQDEWKSIALGYTSGTTSNPKGVVLHHRGAYLMSLSGALVWGMNEGAVYLWTLPVFHCNGWCYTWALAALCGTSICLRQVSAKAIFSAIAHQGVTHFCGAPVVLNTIVNAPPADTLPLPRIVNVMTAGAAPPPSILASMSKLGFRITHTYGLSETYGPSTVCAWKPEWDSLPADERARLHARQGIQYVGLEGLDVVDPKTMAPVPADGTTMGEIVMRGNGVMKGYLKNPKANAEAFENGWFHSGDLGVRHADGYIEVRDRAKDIIISGGENISSLEVEKAVYLHPAVLEASVVARADEQWGESPCAFVTLKDSVDRSDEAALARDIMRFCRERLPGYWVPKSVVFGPLPKTATGKIKKHELRAKAKELGPVRKSRM